The Neomonachus schauinslandi chromosome 4, ASM220157v2, whole genome shotgun sequence genome includes a region encoding these proteins:
- the LOC110574729 gene encoding group IID secretory phospholipase A2-like has product MELPLLCTLLVFAGVIPTQGGILNLNKMIKQVTGKAPIISYWPYGCHCGPGGKGQPKDATDWCCQNHDCCYTHLRKHRCRVHTDHYDYTFSHGDIQCSNKGNWCEQELCACDKKVAFCLKQNLDTYQKHLRYYWRPRCKGQTPMC; this is encoded by the exons ATGGAGCTTCCCCTGCTGTGCACCCTGCTGGTGTTTGCTG GTGTGATTCCAACCCAGGGCGGGATCTTGAACCTGAACAAGATGATCAAACAAGTGACCGGGAAGGCACCCATCATCTCCTATTGGCCCTACGGCTGTCACTGTGGACCTGGGGGCAAAGGCCAACCCAAAGATGCCACAGACTG GTGCTGTCAGAACCATGACTGCTGCTATACTCATCTGAGAAAGCACCGATGCCGTGTCCACACAGACCATTATGACTACACCTTTTCCCATGGGGACATCCAGTGCT CCAACAAGGGGAACTGGTGTGAGCAGGAGCTGTGCGCCTGTGACAAGAAGGTGGCCTTCTGCCTGAAGCAGAACCTGGACACCTACCAGAAGCACCTGCGTTACTATTGGAGGCCCCGCTGCAAAGGCCAGACCCCTATGTGCTAG